The Mycobacterium riyadhense sequence CGACGAGGTTCAACGGCGGCACCGGCCGCTCGTTCACCCTTCCGATGGCATGCAGGATGCCGTTCAGCGAGATGTAGTTGATGTCGTGACCGGCCCGTTGGCTGCGCGGGCCGGTCTGGCCCCAGCCCGTCATCCGGGCGTAGATCAATCGGTCGTTGACTTTCACGCAATCTTCGGGCCCCAGGCCGAGCCGCTCGGTGACGCCGGGGCGGTAACCCTCGATCAACACGTCGGCCTTGGCGACGAGGTTGAGAACGAGCTCGCGGCCTTCGCCGGATTTCAGATCGACGGTGACAACGCGCCGGTTGCGCAGCATGGCGTCCTTCGCGGGGCCGCCGATGCTCCCAGAAGAAGAGGCCGGGCGATCGACACGCACCACATCGGCACCGAGGTCGCCGAGGATCATCGCGGCGTGTGGACCCGGCCCGATGCCAGCCAATTCGACGACTCGCAACCCATGGAGAGGTCCCGCCATCAGGTACCGACCTTTCATCTACGTTGACGCCCTTGGCATCTTCGCAACCGAGCATCCGGGTGCCCTAGGGTGGGGCCCATGCCGGATTCCGGGATCGACACCCTGGCTCCCGTTGCGGGTCTTCGCGTGGGGCTGGCCGACGGTGTGCTGTCGGTGATCATCGACCGGCCCGAGAGCTTGAATTCGCTCACGACGTCCGTGCTCGCCGGGATCGCCGACGCTATGGAGTGGGCAGCCACAGATCCACGAGTCAAGCTGGTGCGGATCGGCGGAACGGGCCGCGGCTTCTGTTCGGGAGCCGGCATGAGCGCCGACGACGTGGCGGGCGGTGACACCGGCACTGCGACCATCACCGAGATCAACCGCACGGTGCGAGCCATCACCGCGCTGCCGCACCCGGTGGTTGCGGTCGTCCAAGGACCCGCGGCCGGTGTTGGCGTTTCCCTGGCCCTGGCAAGTGACCTCGTATTGGCTTCTGACAAAGCATTTTTCATACTTGCGTTCACGAAAATCGGGTTGATGCCCGACGGTGGCGCGTCGGCCTTGGTGGCCGCAGCGGCCGGCCGCATCCGGGCGATGCGGATGGCGTTGTTACCCGAGCGACTACCGGCAGCGGAGGCGCTGTCCTGGGGTTTGGTCAGCGCGGTATACCCCGACGAGGACTTCGAAGCCGAAGTGGATCGGGTGCTTTCGAGGTTGGCGGCGGGCCCGGCGGTGGCGTTCGCCAAGACTAAGGACGCAATCAACGCCGCCAGCCTCACGGAGTTGGAACCCACGCTCAAGCGCGAATTCGACGGTCAGGTGACACTGCTGGGATCACCCGACTTCGCCGAGGGCGCAAGGGCATTCCAGCAACGCCGCTCCCCCGTGTTCACCGACTGAACGGATCAAACCCCGAACAGCGGCGGAAGTGCCAGCACCATGATCAGACCCCACACGAAGTGGGTCAGCATGGGCGCCAGCACCCCGCCGCTGGCCCGGCGCTCCAAGGCGCATACCGTCCCCACGACGACAGCCGCGAAGCCGAGCATCGGGTTGCCGCTGGCCAACGTGGCGCAGACGTACCAGAAGGTGGATACCGTCACCGGATAATGCCGGCCCAACGCGGTGTACAGCGCTCCGCGGAAAAACACCTCCTCGGCGAGGCCGTTGATCAGGGTGATCAGCACGACCAGCGCAAAGGATCCCTGGTGAGCGAATTTCAGCACGTGCGTGATCAATTCGGCTACCGGCTCCAGCTCCCTGGCGATCAGCGCGCCCAGTACGAAAACGCCGCCAAGCAGTAGACCGACGGTGGTCCCCGTAATGACCGGGCGCTGGTTGCGACCCCGCCAGCAGATGCCGCCCAGATGCAGTGGCCCGGAACCGAACGAACCGACCAGCCAAACGGCGGCCTGCAACAGTGTCAGCCAGTAGAAGCTCGCCTCGCCGGGCATCCGACGCAGCGAAAACCCCAATACCACGGCGCCGGCGACCAGGGTGCCGGCGACGACGATGCGTCGGCGCCGCACCACCCCGGGCGGTTCATGGTGTGGCACAGCGACATTGGTGATTGCCCGGCGCAGCTCGTCGCGCACACTGGTGTGATAAGGGGCGGCGGAATGGCTCATGCGGGACGGACTTTCGGGGTCAGCGTGATCAGGATGTCCAGACCGGTTCGCAGGGCGCCGGCGAGCGGCCCGGGGACGATGTCCACCAGTCCTAGGGTGGGGTGCGCGATGGACGGGGTCACGACCCGGGCCAGCCGTCTGATGCGCAGCGCGTCGCCGCCGGCCCACACGGGATCGGTGTCGGCGAGGTGATGGGGATCCGCTAGCGCGTTGACCGGCCGGGGCGGGCGGCTGTCCGCGACGGCCAGTGCGATGGCGTCGTCGACGCCGAGTAGGCCGCCGGGCGGATCGGGCACCAGATCCTGCAGGCCGCTGCCAGACGCTCGCATCGGGTGGTCCAGAGATTCCACCAAGTCCGCGGCCAAACCTTGGGGCACCGGCAGCGCCAGCGCCGTGAACAGCGACGCCACCCGGGTGTCAAATCCCGGCACCCGCCACGCGGTGTGCCACCTGCCGCAAATGCGTGAATACCTATTGAGCAGCTCGCGGTACGAGGTGGTGTCGGGGCCGCAAATGTCGTAGGCGCCCGCGGGCACCCGAGTCGCATCGGCAGCTGCGACCAGGTAGTGCAGCACATCGCGGATAGAGATCGGATCGATCGGGTTATGCATCCAGCTGGGCATCGGCATGACCGGAAACCGGTCTCCGACGTAGCGCAGCATCTCGAACGACGTCGACCCGGCGCCGATGATCATGGCCGCGCCCAGCCATACCAGTTCCGGACCACCCGTCACGGTCAGCGCCTC is a genomic window containing:
- a CDS encoding CPBP family intramembrane glutamic endopeptidase — translated: MSHSAAPYHTSVRDELRRAITNVAVPHHEPPGVVRRRRIVVAGTLVAGAVVLGFSLRRMPGEASFYWLTLLQAAVWLVGSFGSGPLHLGGICWRGRNQRPVITGTTVGLLLGGVFVLGALIARELEPVAELITHVLKFAHQGSFALVVLITLINGLAEEVFFRGALYTALGRHYPVTVSTFWYVCATLASGNPMLGFAAVVVGTVCALERRASGGVLAPMLTHFVWGLIMVLALPPLFGV
- a CDS encoding NAD(P)H-binding protein; this translates as MRILVTGATGYVGSRLVTALLADHQVSAATRNPARLKQFGWYDDVAPVRLDASDPASAQAAMRAAAPVDVVYYLVHGIGQADFRNADRDAAANVAAAARDAGVRRIVYLGGFVPEDEVLSEHLTSRAEVAEALTVTGGPELVWLGAAMIIGAGSTSFEMLRYVGDRFPVMPMPSWMHNPIDPISIRDVLHYLVAAADATRVPAGAYDICGPDTTSYRELLNRYSRICGRWHTAWRVPGFDTRVASLFTALALPVPQGLAADLVESLDHPMRASGSGLQDLVPDPPGGLLGVDDAIALAVADSRPPRPVNALADPHHLADTDPVWAGGDALRIRRLARVVTPSIAHPTLGLVDIVPGPLAGALRTGLDILITLTPKVRPA
- a CDS encoding enoyl-CoA hydratase; this translates as MPDSGIDTLAPVAGLRVGLADGVLSVIIDRPESLNSLTTSVLAGIADAMEWAATDPRVKLVRIGGTGRGFCSGAGMSADDVAGGDTGTATITEINRTVRAITALPHPVVAVVQGPAAGVGVSLALASDLVLASDKAFFILAFTKIGLMPDGGASALVAAAAGRIRAMRMALLPERLPAAEALSWGLVSAVYPDEDFEAEVDRVLSRLAAGPAVAFAKTKDAINAASLTELEPTLKREFDGQVTLLGSPDFAEGARAFQQRRSPVFTD